The following proteins are encoded in a genomic region of Lemur catta isolate mLemCat1 chromosome 10, mLemCat1.pri, whole genome shotgun sequence:
- the LOC123645846 gene encoding olfactory receptor 13C9, which translates to MEWENQTILVEFFLKGLSGYPKLELLFFVLILIMYVIILLGNGTLIMISILDSHLHTSMYFFLGNLSFLDICYTTTSIPSTLVSFLSERKTISFSGCAVQMFLGLAMGTTECVLLGMMAFDRYVAICNPLRYPIIMSKDAYVPMAAGSWFAGVVNSAVQTAFVVQLPFCRNSVINHFSCEILAVLKMACADISGNEFIMLVATTLFTLMPLFLIVISYSLIISSILKIRSSEGRTKAFSTCSAHLTVVIIFYGTILFMYMKPKSKETLNSDDLNATDKLISMFYGVMTPMMNPLIYSLRNKDVKEAVKHLLSKRFFSK; encoded by the coding sequence ATGGAATGGGAAAACCAAACCATTTTGGTGGAATTTTTTCTGAAGGGGCTTTCTGGCTACCCAAAGCTTGAGCTACTCTTTTTTGTGTTAATCTTAATAATGTATGTGATCATCCTTCTGGGAAATGGTACTCTCATTATGATCAGCATCTTGGACTCTCACCTTCACACCTCTATGTACTTCTTCCTGGGCAACCTCTCTTTCTTGGACATCTGCTACACCACCACCTCCATTCCCTCTACGCTGGTGAGCTTCCTCTCAGAGAGAAAAACCATTTCCTTCTCTGGCTGTGCAGTGCAGATGTTCCTTGGCTTGGCCATGGGAACAACAGAGTGTGTGCTCCTGGGCATGATGGCCTttgaccgctatgtggccatctgcaaccCTCTGAGATATCCCATCATCATGAGCAAAGATGCCTATGTGCCCATGGCAGCTGGGTCCTGGTTTGCAGGGGTTGTCAACTCTGCTGTACAAACTGCATTTGTGGTACAATTGCCTTTCTGTAGGAATAGCGTCATTAATCATTTCTCCTGTGAAATTCTGGCTGTCCTGAAGATGGCCTGTGCTGACATCTCAGGCAATGAGTTCATCATGCTCGTGGCCACAACATTGTTCACATTGATGCCACTGTTCTTGATTGTCATTTCTTACTCATTAATCATTTCTAGCATCCTCAAGATCCGCTCCTCTGAGGGGAGAACCaaagccttctccacctgctcaGCCCATCTGACTGTGGTGATAATATTCTATGGGACCATCCTCTTCATGTACATGAAGCCCAAGTCTAAGGAGACACTTAATTCAGATGACTTGAATGCTACTGACAAACTTATATCCATGTTCTACGGGGTGATGACGCCCATGATGAATCCTTTAATCTACAGCCTCAGAAACAAAGATGTGAAAGAGGCAGTAAAACATCTACTGAGCAAAAGGTTCTTTAGCAAGTGA
- the LOC123645847 gene encoding LOW QUALITY PROTEIN: olfactory receptor 13C2-like (The sequence of the model RefSeq protein was modified relative to this genomic sequence to represent the inferred CDS: deleted 1 base in 1 codon) — protein sequence MEWKNQTIPVEFFLKGLSGYPRLELLFFVLILIMYVIILLGNGTLILISILDSHLHTPIYFFLGNLSFLDICYTTTSIPSTLVSFLSERKTISFSGCAVQIFLGLAMGTTECVLLGMMAFDRYVAICNPLRYPIIMSKDAYVPMAAGSWIIGVVNSAVQTVFVVQLPFCRNNVINHFSCEILAVMKLACADISSNEFIMLVATTLFILTPLLLIIISYTLIIASILKIRSSEGRSKVFSTCSAHLTVVVIFYGTILFMYMKPKSKETLNSDHLDATDKLISMFYGVMTPMMNPLIYSLRNKDVKEAVKH from the exons atggaatggaaaaacCAAACCATTCCGGTGGAATTTTTTCTGAAGGGGCTTTCTGGCTACCCAAGGCTTGAGTTACTCTTTTTTGTGCTAATCTTAATAATGTATGTGATCATCCTTCTGGGAAATGGTACTCTTATTTTAATCAGCATTTTGGATTCTCACCTTCACACCCCTATTTACTTCTTCCTGGGCAACCTCTCTTTCTTGGACATCTGCTACACCACCACCTCCATTCCTTCTACGCTGGTGAGCTTCCTCTCAGAGAGAAAGACCATTTCCTTCTCTGGCTGTGCAGTGCAGATTTTCCTTGGCTTGGCCATGGGAACAACAGAGTGTGTGCTCCTGGGCATGATGGCCTttgaccgctatgtggccatctgcaaccCTCTGAGATATCCCATCATCATGAGCAAGGATGCCTATGTGCCCATGGCAGCTGGGTCCTGGATCATAGGTGTTGTCAACTCTGCCGTACAAACAGTATTTGTGGTACAATTGCCTTTCTGCAGGAATAATGTCATCAATCATTTCTCCTGTGAAATTCTGGCTGTCATGAAATTGGCCTGTGCTGACATCTCAAGCAATGAGTTCATCATGCTCGTGGCCACAACATTGTTCATATTGACACCTTTGTTATTAATCATTATCTCTTATACGTTAATCATTGCCAGCATCCTCAAAATTCGTTCTTCTGAG GGGAGAAGCAAAGTCTTCTCTACCTGCTCAGCCCATTTGACTGTGGTGGTAATATTCTATGGGACCATCCTCTTCATGTACATGAAGCCCAAGTCTAAAGAGACACTTAATTCAGATCACTTGGATGCTACTGACAAACTGATATCCATGTTCTACGGGGTGATGACGCCCATGATGAATCCTTTAATCTATAGTCTTAGGAACAAGGATGTGAAGGAAGCAGTAAAACACTga